Genomic window (Asticcacaulis excentricus CB 48):
ACCGCTCTGGCGGATAGTTGGAATTCGTAGGCTGGAAATTTGAAAATCAGTGCCTGCAAAACAAGCGGGACTGGAGAATGTTTAATGTTTCGAATCGAAAAGGTGATCGTAGGCGCGGGCGAGTAGCTTTCATGCATCAAGGGTAGGAGCACGGAACTCTGTTCAACCGAGCTTTATGATGCCGCTCCGCTGCTATGATCCGGTACCATCAAGGTCGATACGGACTGGGTATCGGTAGATTAGGCGATCAGATCACATTCCTGAACCAGGCGGTCGGCCGGAATATGCCAGGCCTTGTTTATTTTACGGATCATAGCGAGTGTCAGGGGGCGTTTGCGGCGAAGTATTTCTGTCGCGCGGTTTTTGCCGATCAGATTGGCTAGATCGGACTGGGTCCTGCCCTGCGCTTCCATGGCTGCCTGAATGGCTTGAACCGGATCGAGGTTCTTTGCGATAGGCCAGCGGCGCTCCTCGTAGTCATGAACGAGAGTGATCATGATGGCGAGCTGGTCATGTTCCGGCGTGCCTTCGGCTGCGCTCCAAAGGCCTTTCATTTCTTCCAGTGCGGAAGCGTGATCGTCATCGTTCTTGATAGGGCGAATGTCCATGATCAATACTTTCAGAATTGGTCGACGGTCGTTGCGTCGATCCGATCATATTCGGCATGAGTGCCAATATACAACCCTGGGAGATTTCTGCCCACGAAGTAGATTTATGACCATCCTGTCGGGTAGTTTTTTCAAATCCATTTCGACCTCAGCCAGAAAGGCGTGCCTAGAGGCTCTATTCTTCTGGCTTCTGATGCTATCCAGCCCGGTCATCGAAACGCCCGATGCCGAGCTGGACTAAAAATGGCTAACGGCGTTTCTTGACCGGCTTTAGGGGTGTAATCTGAATAACCCCACCGCCCGAGTTGGCCAATCGCAGTGTGAGACTTTGCTGGGCATCGACATCAATTTCGCTCTTCTTCACGCTCGAAGGGTGATCGCCATCTTCCCAGACAACCGCTTTATAGGCGCCTCTGCCAAGGAAGTTCAACGGCACGCTAATCGTCTTTGCACCGTCAGTCATCGCCCCCACATACCAGCTATCGCCTGAACGGCGTGCGATAACCACACATTCGTCAATGTCCCCAAGGATGAAGCGGGTCTCGTCCCAGGAGGCGGGAACGCGCTTTAAAAAGTCAACACCGTCCTCTGGACTTCCGTCCGGCTTCTTGTAGGCGGGCGGACTGTCAGAAACCATCTGAAAAGGGCTCTCGTAAACAACATACATCGCCAGTGCGGCCGCTCTGGTGGTCATGACATAAGGGTTCACGAAGCTTTGCTTTGCGGGAAAATCTGCCGGCGTCGTGTGTCTGAAACCACCCGGCGTATAGTCCATCGGCCCGAGCAGCCCACGGGTAAAGGCCAAGGTCACGTTGTGCTTGGCAGTTATGCGCTGGCTCCATTTGTTGTTTTCTGCGCCCAGCACCCCTTCTTGGGTCATGTAGTTTGGCCAGGTCCGGGTTAAACCTGCAGGCGGAAAGGCCCCATGGAGGTTGACCATGAGCTTGTGATCAGCGGCCTTCGACAGAAGTCGCCGATAAAACGCCATGATCTCCTGATCGTTGCGGTTCAGAAAATCGACCTTCACCCCCTTAACGCCCCACCGTTCATAGGTTGCCAGCGCCTCTTCAAGTTGGGCATCCAGTTGCTGCCATTGCAGCCAGACCCATACGCCGACACCCTTCGCTTTAGCGTAGCGTACGATCTCGGCAATATCGATTTCCGGCTTGGGTCGGGTCACATCGGCGTTCGCAGTGGGCTCAACGGACGATCCAACAGACCAGCCTTCGTCGATGAGAAGATATTCAAACCCCATTTCGGA
Coding sequences:
- a CDS encoding helix-turn-helix domain-containing protein, with amino-acid sequence MDIRPIKNDDDHASALEEMKGLWSAAEGTPEHDQLAIMITLVHDYEERRWPIAKNLDPVQAIQAAMEAQGRTQSDLANLIGKNRATEILRRKRPLTLAMIRKINKAWHIPADRLVQECDLIA